A single window of Enterococcus mundtii DNA harbors:
- a CDS encoding type II toxin-antitoxin system death-on-curing family toxin: MTIKYLEARDIIKMNVIQIKKYSPNEPIGVKDPDALEMCVGQLQITAFGEEVYSSIYEKATMLLIQLIKKHPFHNANKRTAFLALFVFLKINGYLLTIPEEKAINLVINIAVYDGEFDQLKQEVITIIKTHTKPS, translated from the coding sequence GAAGCCAGAGATATCATAAAAATGAACGTGATCCAGATAAAGAAATATTCTCCTAATGAACCAATTGGTGTAAAAGACCCTGATGCTCTAGAAATGTGTGTCGGTCAATTACAGATTACTGCTTTTGGTGAGGAAGTTTACAGTTCCATTTATGAGAAAGCAACTATGCTATTAATACAATTAATTAAGAAGCATCCCTTTCATAATGCAAATAAGAGAACTGCTTTCTTAGCATTATTTGTCTTTTTAAAGATTAACGGTTATCTTCTAACTATTCCAGAAGAAAAAGCAATTAATCTAGTTATAAATATTGCTGTATATGATGGTGAATTTGATCAACTAAAACAAGAAGTCATAACTATTATAAAAACACATACAAAACCAAGTTAA